One region of Miscanthus floridulus cultivar M001 chromosome 19, ASM1932011v1, whole genome shotgun sequence genomic DNA includes:
- the LOC136527271 gene encoding serine/threonine-protein kinase STY46-like isoform X1: protein MGQGPSNYPCSSPLLLADTSTAPFPQPHEPSLSKPLLPPLLPSLSRCPPLQHQYLNWSSETDRGGREDQGDVLDRGFPPTSPCGFSWGSLGYALDVNAERADDVVTHQRLLEEARDSERRPALPVRVVQEFTHLCDMSDDTDHSVHLISRPMHEITFATIDKPKLLSQLTCLLAELGLDIQEAHAFSTIDDYSLDVFVVTGWHLEVHS from the exons ATGGGCCAAGGGCCATCCAACTACCCCTGTTCGAGCCCCCTCCTTCTGGCCGACACCAGCACCGCCCCCTTTCCCCAACCTCACGAGCCCTCTCTCAGCAAGCCCCTCCTCCCTCCACTTCTCCCTTCCCTTTCTAGATGCCCTCCATTGCAGCATCAATATTTGAATTGGAGCAGCGAAACGGATCGAGGAGGAAGAGAGGATCAAGGAGATGTGTTAGATCGGGGTTTTCCCCCAACCTCCCCCTGCGGATTTTCATGGGGAAGCCTTGG GTACGCGCTGGATGTGAACGCGGAGAGGGCGGACGACGTGGTCACCCACCAGCGGCTGCTCGAGGAGGCGCGCGATTCGGAACGCCGGCCCGCCTTGCCCGTGCGCGTCGTGCAG GAGTTCACACACCTTTGCGACATGAGTGATGATACTGATCACAGTGTACATCTCATTTCCAG GCCAATGCATGAGATAACTTTTGCAACTATTGATAAGCCAAAGCTCCTTAGTCAG CTGACCTGTTTGCTTGCCGAGCTCGGTCTTGACATCCAAGAAGCACATGCATTTTCAACAATTGATGACTACTCATTGGATGTATTTGTCGTCACTGGATGGCATCTTGAGGTACATAGTTGA
- the LOC136527271 gene encoding serine/threonine-protein kinase STY46-like isoform X2 gives MGQGPSNYPCSSPLLLADTSTAPFPQPHEPSLSKPLLPPLLPSLSRCPPLQHQYLNWSSETDRGGREDQGDVLDRGFPPTSPCGFSWGSLGYALDVNAERADDVVTHQRLLEEARDSERRPALPVRVVQEFTHLCDMSDDTDHSVHLISRPMHEITFATIDKPKLLSQLTCLLAELGLDIQEAHAFSTIDDYSLDVFVVTGWHLEVHS, from the exons ATGGGCCAAGGGCCATCCAACTACCCCTGTTCGAGCCCCCTCCTTCTGGCCGACACCAGCACCGCCCCCTTTCCCCAACCTCACGAGCCCTCTCTCAGCAAGCCCCTCCTCCCTCCACTTCTCCCTTCCCTTTCTAGATGCCCTCCATTGCAGCATCAATATTTGAATTGGAGCAGCGAAACGGATCGAGGAGGAAGAGAGGATCAAGGAGATGTGTTAGATCGGGGTTTTCCCCCAACCTCCCCCTGCGGATTTTCATGGGGAAGCCTTGG GTACGCGCTGGATGTGAACGCGGAGAGGGCGGACGACGTGGTCACCCACCAGCGGCTGCTCGAGGAGGCGCGCGATTCGGAACGCCGGCCCGCCTTGCCCGTGCGCGTCGTGCAG GAGTTCACACACCTTTGCGACATGAGTGATGATACTGATCACAGTGTACATCTCATTTCCAG GCCAATGCATGAGATAACTTTTGCAACTATTGATAAGCCAAAGCTCCTTAGTCAG CTGACCTGTTTGCTTGCCGAGCTCGGTCTTGACATCCAAGAAGCACATGCATTTTCAACAATTGATGACTACTCATTGGATGTATTTGTCGTCACTGGATGGCATCTTGAG GTACATAGTTGA
- the LOC136527271 gene encoding serine/threonine-protein kinase STY46-like isoform X3: MPSIAASIFELEQRNGSRRKRGSRRCVRSGFSPNLPLRIFMGKPWVVMLWITPRAVVSFCGRYALDVNAERADDVVTHQRLLEEARDSERRPALPVRVVQEFTHLCDMSDDTDHSVHLISRPMHEITFATIDKPKLLSQLTCLLAELGLDIQEAHAFSTIDDYSLDVFVVTGWHLEVHS, encoded by the exons ATGCCCTCCATTGCAGCATCAATATTTGAATTGGAGCAGCGAAACGGATCGAGGAGGAAGAGAGGATCAAGGAGATGTGTTAGATCGGGGTTTTCCCCCAACCTCCCCCTGCGGATTTTCATGGGGAAGCCTTGG GTGGTAATGCTTTGGATCACGCCTAGAGCAGTTGTCTCCTTCTGTGGGAG GTACGCGCTGGATGTGAACGCGGAGAGGGCGGACGACGTGGTCACCCACCAGCGGCTGCTCGAGGAGGCGCGCGATTCGGAACGCCGGCCCGCCTTGCCCGTGCGCGTCGTGCAG GAGTTCACACACCTTTGCGACATGAGTGATGATACTGATCACAGTGTACATCTCATTTCCAG GCCAATGCATGAGATAACTTTTGCAACTATTGATAAGCCAAAGCTCCTTAGTCAG CTGACCTGTTTGCTTGCCGAGCTCGGTCTTGACATCCAAGAAGCACATGCATTTTCAACAATTGATGACTACTCATTGGATGTATTTGTCGTCACTGGATGGCATCTTGAGGTACATAGTTGA
- the LOC136527035 gene encoding uncharacterized protein At1g15400-like — protein MAGLQRSATTFRRSGSSGLVWDERFLTEADAEAKAGDGAAEDPQPELRHSKSVGSIGLLRRGGAGGGGDSDSKKAKAKEKKQKQGHKEDQQVFRTKDVTPDMDPPSPRVSGCILCAIFGGGSGGAGKARRRSKPRKK, from the coding sequence ATGGCTGGGTTGCAAAGATCCGCGACAACCTTCAGAAGGTCCGGCTCCTCAGGCCTGGTCTGGGACGAGCGTTTCTTGACTGAGGCTGACGCCGAGGCGAAGGCCGGCGATGGCGCCGCAGAGGATCCCCAGCCGGAGCTCCGGCACTCCAAGAGCGTCGGGAGCATTGGCTTGCTGCGCCGTGGCGGTGCCGGTGGCGGTGGGGACAGCGACAGCAAGAAGGCGAAGGCGAAGGAGAAGAAGCAGAAGCAGGGGCACAAGGAGGACCAGCAGGTGTTCCGGACCAAGGACGTGACCCCGGACATGGACCCGCCCTCGCCGAGGGTGTCCGGCTGCATCCTCTGCGCCATCTTCGGCGGGGGCTCTGGCGGCGCCGGCAAGGCACGCCGCCGGTCCAAGCCCAGGAAGAAGTGA
- the LOC136527034 gene encoding protein OVEREXPRESSOR OF CATIONIC PEROXIDASE 3-like — MATVLPLAAASASAAPRTCISGGLVPAPFLGTRMRLRIHSPPRGVSCPLRRRLSKYKTKIQSEEDVVAAEDVMDDDDDEDGALEALFKQLEEDLENDDLSVDDGDDGISEEDLARFEKELAEAIEDVSGVDESAGDSLLSSGDYGIDEQIDGSEQPELKTWQLRRLARALKIGRRKTSIKNLAGELGLDRALVIEMLRNPPPKLLLMSDSLPDEAPSKSEVKKIEPPSSTTVDEVDTTEIKPQLELPVHVMSAEWSARKRLKKVQLETLERVYLRSKRPTNTMISSIVQVTNLPRKTIVKWFEDRREQDGVPDHRVAFKRSLSEIGASS; from the exons ATGGCGACGGTGCTGCCGCTcgccgccgcctcggcctcggccgCGCCGAGGACTTGCATCTCCGGCGGCCTGGTTCCCGCGCCGTTCCTCGGAACTCGCATGCGTCTCCGCATCCACAGCCCGCCGCGCGGCGTTTCCTGCCCCCTCCGACGGAGACTCTCCAAGTACAAG ACTAAAATTCAGAGTGAGGAGGATGTGGTGGCTGCAGAAGATGTCatggatgatgacgacgacgaggatgGTGCACTGGAAGCACTTTTCAAGCAGCTGGAAGAAGATCTTGAGAATGATGATTTATCTGTGGATGACGGTGATGATGgtatatcagaagaagatctggCAAGGTTTGAAAAGGAGTTGGCAGAAGCAATTGAAGATGTCAGTGGCGTTGATGAATCAGCAGGGGATTCGTTGCTGAGCTCTGGGGACTATGGTATTGATGAGCAAATAGATGGAAGCGAACAACCAGAGCTGAAAACCTGGCAACTCAGGAGATTGGCTCGTGCACTGAAAATAGGTCGGCGTAAAACTAGT ATAAAGAATCTTGCAGGGGAGCTAGGTTTAGATAGGGCTTTGGTCATTGAAATGCTCCGCAATCCACCACcgaagcttctactcatgtctgATTCTTTGCCTGATGAAGCCCCTTCTAAATCTGAAGTGAAGAAAATAGAACCCCCTAGTTCGACCACTGTTGACGAGGTTGATACCACTGAAATCAAACCACAGTTGGAGCTTCCAGTGCATGTCATGAGTGCAGAATGGTCTGCACGAAAAAGACTGAAAAAGGTGCAACTTGAGACCTTAGAAAGAGTCTACCTGCGAAGCAAACGGCCCACG AATACAATGATCAGCAGCATAGTTCAAGTGACAAACCTTCCACGAAAGACCATTGTTAAGTGGTTTGAGGATAGAAGGGAACAAGATGGGGTCCCTGACCATCGTGTTGCATTCAAGAGATCCCTATCTGAGATTGGTGCTAGTTCATAA
- the LOC136528637 gene encoding uncharacterized protein: MSTSQGTRAAWTYTYEKGLVDVMKEHVNIPMYRAQNGWTADGWRNIAKRFNETFPLAHFSKQQMQEKEKELKGNYRTVRDARKESGVGWNETLSMIIAEPKKWEDLIEKYPKVSKFQKKPLPLYEHLASLYAGSIATGDLNFTSTEPPNMTAQPPIERSHSEQSTQNTAAGSDSIGINFGTNPFSQIEGPEVQSAPPYLNLEEGASASGKKRKQSQMSAKLGEFIDLRKIQMEKNQEKLDEKKKKEDDYSVEKCIAVVDTIEDLTIEQKVDANELFQSEMNRQIFMMTKNLAVRLVWLKKKISQMS; encoded by the exons ATGTCAACGTCCCAGGGTACAAGGGCTGCATGGACCTACACGTATGAGAAAGGGCTGGTGGATGTAATGAAAGAGCATGTCAATATCCCAATGTATAGGGCACAAAATGGCTGGACAGCAGATGGTTGGAGAAATATTGCTAAACGTTTCAATGAAACCTTCCCTTTAGCTCATTTTTCAAAACAACAaatgcaagagaaggagaaggagttgAAAGGAAACTATAGGACAGTTAGAGATGCCAGAAAAGAGAGTGGTGTTGGTTGGAATGAGACATTAAGCATGATAATTGCCGAACCAAAGAAATGGGAAGACCTAATTGAG AAGTATCCCAAAGTCAGTAAGTTCCAAAAGAAGCCACTTCCTCTTTATGAACACCTGGCATCATTGTATGCAG GAAGTATAGCCACTGGAGATTTGAATTTTACATCAACCGAGCCACCTAACATGACAGCACAACCTCCAATTGAAAGAAGTCACTCTGAGCAAAGTACACAGAACACGGCTGCTGGCTCTGATTCTATTGGCATCAATTTTGGTACAAATCCTTTTTCTCAAATTGAGGGCCCAGAAGTGCAATCTGCACCACCCTATCTCAATCTAGAGGAGGGAGCAAGTGCTAGTGGAAAAAAACGCAAGCAAAGTCAAATGTCAGCTAAACTCGGCGAATTCATAGACTTGAGAAAGATCCAAATGGAGAAAAATCAGGAAAAactagatgagaagaagaaaaaagaagatgacTATTCTGTAGAAAAGTGCATTGCTGTCGTGGATACCATAGAAGACCTAACTATTGAGCAGAAGGTAGATGCTAATGAGCTCTTTCAATCTGAGATGAATCGACAGATATTTATGATGACAAAAAATCTAGCTGTTCGACTAGTTTGGCTAAAGAAAAAAATTTCACAG ATGTCCTAG